One window of Triticum dicoccoides isolate Atlit2015 ecotype Zavitan chromosome 5A, WEW_v2.0, whole genome shotgun sequence genomic DNA carries:
- the LOC119301954 gene encoding uncharacterized protein LOC119301954: protein MSTLRLQTIGVPPIFRSSCSQPDPRRRLCSRPRHLLGLSVLAGRAPSARRLAGHRSRSAGLISAGLVILSITAVVHVEGTDIGGGEATARGEGSTSDPLDPAPPPTAATFVQSTPPRSPQDPTSSPSATARPLTPSGNAHSYIEILTQELLDISTVMERISGGGRQ from the exons ATGAGCACGCTCCGTCTCCAG ACTATAGGAGTACCCCCGATTTTCCGGAGTTCTTGCAGCCAACCAGATCCGCGCCGCCGCCTCTGCTCCCGCCCCCGTCACCTCCTCGGCCTCTCGGTCCTGGCCGGCCGCGCCCCCTCTGCACGACGCCTCGCCGGACACCGATCTCGCTCCGCAGGACTCATCTCCGCcggtctcgtcatcctctccatcaCCGCAGTCGTCCACGTCGAAGGCACGGACATCGGAGGCGGTGAGGCGACGGCTCGCGGCGAGGGAAGCACCTCGGATCCACTCGATCCCGCACCTCCACCGACCGCAGCCACCTTCGTTCAATCCACCCCTCCACGGTCCCCGCAAGATCCCACGTCTTCACCGTCCGCCACTGCCCGACCCCTTACTCCTTCCGGCAATGCACATAGCTACAT AGAGATATTAACTCAGGAGCTGCTGGACATTTCCACCGTAATGGAGCGTATCAGCGG AGGTGGACGACAGTAA